Proteins from a single region of Pyrus communis chromosome 6, drPyrComm1.1, whole genome shotgun sequence:
- the LOC137737639 gene encoding DEAD-box ATP-dependent RNA helicase 32-like, whose translation MRKAKSKSSRKQKDLSELQEIELLNSWIESQKPDCGSNPMSLPALPSDAPVGRLGDTLFSPYAGATRFEQLPVSKKTKDALRQCKYVEMTDIQRASLPHALCGRDILGAAKTGSGKTLAFVIPLVEKLYRERWGPQDGVGSIIISPTREIADQTFDVLKLVGRHHNFSAGLLIGGRKVEEEKEHVNDLNILVCTPGRLLQHMDETPNFDCSQLQVLVLDEADRILDVGFKDTLNAIISQLPKKRQTFLFSATQTKSVKDLARLSLKDPEYLSVHEKAVTATPTLLQQAAVIVSLDKKLDVLWSFIKTHLNYRILVFLSTRKQVKFVYEAFKKLRPGIPLKCLHGKMKQEGRMGTYSQFSEKRCVLFSTDVASRGLDFNKAVDWVVQVDCPDDVASYIHRVGRTARYQSKGQSLLFLMPSEVKMLEKLKEAKIPIKSTQANPDKLQPVSGLLASLLVKYPDPLQGLAKRAFITYVKSIQKQKDREIFDVTNLPIEEFSASLGLPMTPKIRFANQKIKSKKVPELSPLVEPESWDKEDRLELPKEELDIGDFMEEEGEEDALVRNATANEAEGEGRKIGDIILATRVSKKKKLKINIHRPVGTRVVFDEEGNTLPPLARLADINNSGLPDEIHDMKNEYYKKLREDMKVVDKEDKVLDRQRRREKRLKHKMKLKRGNTEEDSEDNLSDSEGEPAEDRPRKKSKIYFGSDDEGEREEGKKKLGFTADSMSLEEQEALALKLLNSMHS comes from the exons ATGAGAAAAGCCAAATCGAAGAGCTCCCGTAAGCAAAAGGACCTGTCGGAGCTCCAGGAAATCGAGCTTCTAAATTCATGGATCGAATCCCAGAAACCCGATTGTGGCTCCAACCCCATGTCTCTCCCCGCCTTGCCCTCCGACGCCCCCGTCGGCCGTCTCGGTGACACCCTCTTTTCTCCCTACGCCGGCGCCACCAGATTCGAGCAGCTGCCCGTCTCTAAGAAGACAAAGGACGCCCTTCGCCAGTGCAAGTACGTTGAAATGACAGATATTCAGAGGGCTTCTTTGCCCCACGCGCTGTGTGGCAGAGATATTCTCGGCGCCGCCAAGACCGGGTCGGGAAAGACTTTGGCTTTTGTTATTCCG CTTGTGGAAAAATTGTATAGAGAAAGATGGGGACCTCAGGATGGGGTAGGCAGCATCATAATATCTCCAACAAGGGAGATAGCTGACCAAACTTTTGATGTGTTAAAATTGGTTGGGAGACACCATAACTTTAGTGCTGGCCTTCTAATTGGTGGTCGCAAAGTTGAAGAAGAGAAGGAGCACGTAAATGACCTGAACATACTGGTTTGCACTCCAGGACGGCTTCTTCAGCACATGGATGAAACCCCAAATTTTGATTGCTCACAACTTCAGGTTTTGGTCCTTGATGAGGCAGATCGTATTCTTGATGTCGGATTTAAGGACACACTGAATGCAATCATTTCACAGCTACCTAAAAAAAGACAAACGTTTCTCTTCTCAGCAACTCAAACAAAGTCGGTTAAAGATCTTGCAAGACTCAGTTTGAAGGATCCAGAATATCTCAGTGTGCATGAGAAGGCTGTGACAGCGACTCCTACTCTTTTGCAGCAGGCGGCAGTCATCGTTTCACTTGACAAAAAATTAGACGTATTGTGGAGCTTCATAAAGACACATCTAAATTATAGAATTCTAGTGTTTCTATCAACCCGCAAACAG GTAAAGTTTGTCTATGAAGCATTTAAAAAGCTCCGTCCTGGAATACCCTTGAAGTGTCTTCATGGTAAGATGAAGCAAGAGGGACGAATGGGAACGTACTCACAGTTTTCTGAAAAACGTTGTGTTCTCTTCTCAACTGATGTGGCTTCAAGGGGCCTTGATTTCAACAAGGCAGTTGACTGGGTTGTTCAG GTGGATTGCCCAGACGATGTTGCATCTTACATACACAGAGTTGGACGAACTGCTCGTTATCAATCTAAAGGGCAATCACTTTTATTTCTGATGCCTTCAGAAGTAAAAATGCTTGAGAAATTAAAAGAGGCAAAAATACCTATTAAGTCCACCCAG GCTAACCCGGATAAACTGCAACCAGTGTCGGGGTTGTTGGCATCTTTGCTAGTCAAGTACCCAGATCCACTTCAGGGTCTGGCTAAAAGGGCATTTATCACGTACGTGAAGTCTATTCAAAAGCAGAAGGACAGAGAGATTTTTGATGTTACGAATTTACCAATTGAAGAATTTTCAGCATCACTGGGTCTACCAATGACTCCTAAAATTCGTTTTGCAAACCAGAAAATCAAGTCCAAGAAAGTGCCTGAATTATCTCCCCTTGTTGAACCAGAAAGTTGGGACAAGGAGGATAGGTTGGAGCTTCCAAAAGAGGAGCTCGATATTGGTGATTTTATGGAAGAGGAAGGGGAGGAAGACGCTCTTGTAAGAAATGCTACTGCAAATGAGGCAGAGGGGGAAGGACGAAAAATCGGAGATATTAT acTGGCTACTCGGGTTTCGAAGAAAAAGAAGTTAAAGATCAATATCCATAGGCCAGTGGGGACTAGAGTCGTCTTTGATGAGGAAGGCAACACGCTACCGCCATTAGCAAGGCTGGCTGATATCAATAACAGTGGTCTGCCTGATGAAATTCATG ACATGAAAAACGAATATTATAAGAAGCTTAGGGAAGATATGAAGGTGGTGGACAAGGAAGACAAGGTTCTAGACCGCCAGCGTCGCCGTGAGAAACGTTTGAAGCATAAGATGAAGTTGAAGAGAGGAAACACAGAAGAAGATTCGGAGGATAATCTTTCTGATTCAGAAGGAGAACCAGCTGAGGATCGACCCCGCAAAAAGTCCAAGATATACTTTGGTAGTGATGATGAAGGTGAGAGAGAAGAAGGTAAGAAGAAACTGGGTTTCACTGCTGACTCAATGTCTTTAGAGGAACAAGAAGCTTTGGCTCTCAAATTATTAAATTCCATGCACTCATAA